Genomic DNA from Penaeus monodon isolate SGIC_2016 chromosome 4, NSTDA_Pmon_1, whole genome shotgun sequence:
ggatttttttgtaaTGACAGCTATTTCTAAAGGTGAGGTAAAGTGAAGCAGTTTCTTGTGTAAAGCTTTTAATTGTGGAAATaagatatctacacacacaaaggaTAAAATACACTTTGGATATTTCACATCCACCCCACCAAGGGTTATCTTCCAGAAACATAACTCTTAGGAAAAATGGCTGATACGGATGACAGGGTGAACTTTTCCTAACAACGTCATTTACCTCCTTTGCTTTGGCCTTCAGCTTTGCAGTCTCTGGATCCTCCGATTTACTCCGCGACTTTGCCGCTCGCATTagcatctctctctcctgttcctctttGCGCTTCTTCTCCAACTTATCCAACTCTTCTAGGAAACGAAGCTGACCTTTTACATCTTGCACCACTTCGTATCTACTGTCACTCTGTACaaaggagaaaaaggtaaacattacaaaataaataaataaatgaattaattaataatcataaagaaatagtaataataaaaactgtaatcCTTTCCTTTTCACATATCTATAAGATTCTcacataaaagaaaggaagaaattgaaaaaaaaaaattgtcaatcaTTGAAAAAGCCTTACTTACCTTAATTATATCTAGCCTGTGTTCCGAAATGACAGCTAATTTTTCAACAATAGTTTTCAGTCTCTCTTGAGTGGCATGAGACACCAAGGCAACGACATCTTTTGGAGCCTCTTCCAAACCATATTTTGAACCTGCAAAGGTACTCAAGTTTACACACAGATCCAAGACTGGATAAGGGAAGAAGTAACATTTGTGTTGAACTGAATGCTAATACATGCATAggtgtatatacagagagagagagtgagagaaaggaaaggaatagagaggagaggagaggagaggaaaagggaggagagaagagaggagaggacaggagaggacaggacaggacaggacaggacaggagaggagaggaaaggagaagagaagacaatgagggagggagggagggaggaaggggggaagggaaggagggagggagggagggagggagggagggagaaaaaaaaaaaagagaaagagaaagagaaagaggaaagagaaagagagagagaaagagagagacttacagagattgacagacagagtGACAAATAGAAAACAAGACTGAGAGACTAGGAGACTAAGacgcagagacagacacacacacagataaatagagaccAAGtcaaagacacagagacagacaggcacacatacacagatcaaATAACTCTGATACttacatatttgttttattctctgAGTCAGTGGAGTGTTAAGAAGGAAATTTTCGTCTTTACACGACCTGATCTGTGTCCCCACAAATCCTGTAGATTCCAGAATTCGCTGCGACTCCTCTCCCAGGTTGACCCCTCCCATGGCTGCCACGTCATTGATATCATCGTCAGCCACCCCACTTGAAGAATAGGAACTGCTTTAGAAACACAGAGAAGAATATGAATAGCAACTAATGGCTCTCCTATGAAGCAGGGTTATTATTCCATTGCACACAGATTGTGGCAAAGATTAACGTAATTAAAACTGCAAGATTTGGTACTAAGAACTTTCAACTATGATGATGTGAACAGTCATCACAGTGTGATTTGTCAAAACTTGTTAATTGAGTTTTTACAAACAATGCAGGTGAATCTTACATGCTGTCTTTTCTCCCAGAATAGGATAAAGTTTTCTCATCAAATAATTATAACTTCTAGAATCTGTCTAAGTACAATGTACTTCCtacattacaacaaaaacaatatgtaCAAACAAACATCACGAAAAAGCTCTGAAATACAGAATTCCACACATATCAAAAATCCACAAACCTGTATGTGAAGAGCtggtttttgttacttttttctttgtctttggtaGGAATTGTCTTATTAACGGTTATAGTTTTGGTTGCTGTGGGTACAGTGTTGGTAGTAGTACTGGCAGGACTGCTGGCAGCAGTTGTATTCTGCCTAACAGTTGTTACCACAGTTTTGCCGCCTTGAACACGAACTTGCTGTACCTGTTGCTGCTGTAAAGACAAATACTTAGACACAAGTACAAGACAAAGGGAACAGATACTCTTGATAAGGAAATTTCCATCTTCAATCAGTCACATTAGCGGTACCAAGCATCCTTTATTTAACTCACCCCCACAACTCTGGCAGGTGTGGGAGTTGCATTGACTGGTCGGTGAACTACAGTTGTGGCTGTTGCAGCAGCAGGTGCAATTGTCCGAACCGTCCCAGAAGTTGTAGGAGCTCCAGGCCGCGCGACAGACATCTGAAACAATCATGAGTTCTTGTAGGAGGCTTGTTGGAGAATAGTAAGTCGAATATCCTAATGTatgaaataaaaccaataataccAATGTAAGATAAAACCAAGGAtactaatataaatgaaaaatctaACCAATTTAGGATTAATGGGGTTCAGAATAGATGGGTAAAAGCTAACTAAATAGCAATCTTAATTTACACTGGGCATATGCAAGATATAATAAAGTAGCATCTTGCCAGGATGTATGAAAATTCTGTTGAGATATCAAATGACAATTAATGaaagaatacaaataaaagattAAGTGTGCagaactcttttcttttctttccctttttttgtgatgACATCATCATGATATCCTGATACATTTCATCTGGAGCATAAGCAACTTAGACAACATAAATATCTACTGTCCTGAAAAGTTTCACATCTTGATACCATTTTCACATCTTTTTACTTATCATTTCTTTCGCAAGCATCTCACATACCCTTAACATTATAATTAGTGCTTCCTAGCCCGTCATTACTGAAGTACATTCCTGTCTTCCTCTATGAGCTACCTACCGCAGGTATGACTGTGGTGACACCTGTAACAGGAGTGACTGCAGATAAAGGTGGAGGCCGCACTCCATCAATAGTTAATTCTCCACGCGCTAGGGATACACGCAGGTACGGCAAAGTTTTCTGTGGATGAGAAGATTATTCTTCATTATGCACAGCAAGTCATGGAGAGAGCGCAGTTCCATTACCTCTACCACTTAAAGACACATTTAAAGCAATGCTATACTGACTTACCTTAAGGAAGGGAACAAGGCAAGGCTGTGGGGAGGAATTGAGGTCTTTCTGAAGCTCCTCTGTGAAGACTTCAGGCTCCACTCGTCCCTCAATGAGGCCCTGAATCAGATTTCGAACATTACGTGCCACAGTCGCCCGCTGCTCATTCGCCAATTTCAGTAATGTTGCCAGAaagtttttacattttgtttttgcgGATTCGGCTGAGATAGTTTGCTAAACAAATGGAAAGAGAAACTTTTGTTTAGTATTCGAAGCCTGAAGCAAAGATATTGCTaaatcatcaaaatcatttaACCACAAATAGCAAAGCTTATTTTACAGCCAAAATACCTAAATTCATGGGAAAAAATAGACCTAAAATAACAAATACATCACTTTCAAACACAAAACTAAAATAACAGATGAATACATCATTAAACAGTCATgcacaaagagacaaagacacagacaaactgGACATAAACATTGGTAAACCatgcacaaaacaaacaaacaaacaaacaatcaagtgtgtgcgcacacgcacgcgcgcacacgcacacacacacacacacacgcacacacaccacacacacacacacacacacacacacacacacacacacacacacacacacacacacacacacacacacacacacacacacacacacacacaaaattaattcaTGAACAGTATATGCAAGACCTTTTTCAGCCAGCATAAAGCTAGGAACTACATCCTGCTTACAACATCAAGGCAAAATTATGAAgttgtatatactataaattacaaTTAACAAACATGCTTGACAGCAGTATAATTATCAAAGTGGGGTACACAAAGTTGTTCACAGTTTATTGGTAATAACATGAGTCtaaccataaaaaacacaaataaaaaatattaattacttaTAACTGGCAAAAATCCTGCCAAAAGACAGCTAGCAtcttttcacaaacacacacatatcacacacatacaaacatttctGAATTGATTCCCTGCCAAAAGATTAAATTATGGCAGAGTCAACCAAAAGATCTGAATAGCTATATACAAATACCGACTCTTAACAGATGTATATATTAAGCTTTCTCACTCATTCTGTACAACACACTCTCCACTGATAGAAATCCCTTGTACTCTTAGCAAAGTGTGAGGTCTAAATAACAGAAGTTGTCTGATTCACAAAAGAGTCATCTGAATTAGAAATGGATTTAGCTgtgacaaatatacaaacaagtatgaatgaaaattaataacttcTTAGCATAAGAGACATATCTTACacttttcaattatatcttcatctgaagtaatgtatttttaataacaaaataatcggAATAcagcaaatacatctcttgccaTGAAAAGTTATTCTGTatctttaatatacatttttctttttttttttttacttatttctttaacCCTTTGCTTGCCAAACCTGATTTTCTTTCTAGACATGTTGGAATTTCAAAATCTGAATAATCTCAGTGACCAGATTTACAGGATCATAGatagaaaatgcaagaaaaggaagaaatatggcAACAAGAAAGCACAAATCTTTGCTGCTATGCCCACCATGAGGTGTGAATCCCCGCCATCCCATCTTATCTCGACCTATCTGTCACATCACTCACTGGTTTGAGTGACCTGGACCCAGCATTGCTCTCATGGCATTGCCTGATATCTTTTATTCTGCGTAGAATCAGCCATAATAATGTGTTACAGAaggtaatatagattataaacttCTAAACATGTGACCAccacactatataaaaataatacatatatatatacatatatatatatatatataataatataatatatatattatatatatatattatatttataattatggtataaatatgtttaatattaatatattatatatatttatatttatataaattatatgtgtataaacatgatatggtaataatatattatatatatataacacagacacacacatatatataatatacacaatatatataatatacatatatatccatatagataatatgtatattatatataattagtgtattatagataatgatagatatatatatatatatatatatatattataatatatatatatatatatatatatatatatataatataaatatataaataaaaatatagataatatatatatataaatatatatataataatatatatatatatatatatacatattatatataatatatattaatatatatatattatatatatatatatatattatatatagatattatatatatatatatataatatatatatatattatatatatatatatataatatatatataatatataatatactattaatattatatatatatataataatatatatataatatataataatatctataattaatatatataatatataatatatatactatataatatatatataatatatcttaaatatatatatatatatatataatatatatatatattattttatatatatagatatatatatattatatatatcatatatatatattatatatatatatatatatatatatttatatatatatcatatatatatatatatatatatatatattatatatatatatactatatatataatatatatatattatattatatatatatattatataatatatataatatatattataatatatatatatattatatatatatatatacatatatattattaatatatatatcttatactatatataattattatatatatattatatatatattatatataattattataattatatatattatatatatatatattataattatatcatatatattatattatatatactatatatatatatatattatattaatatatatatatattatatatatatattatattattataatatatatatatatatatatatatatatatatatatatatatatatatattatataaaagatattttgacAGATAATGTCGATTATCGGCAGAGCTGAGGTCCAGGGGCTGTGACTTGGGTAGTTGTTATTCTGCATTAGTTGCCTAACATTTTCTTGAACatctcaaaaatatataaagtatgggGCAACACATGTATTTCAATAATCATTTTCACACTGTTCATGTCCTTATACCACTGAAAGAAGCACCAAGTATGCTACAATGCCATAAAATAGCTGGCAAGTTTATATAGTCCCAGTACTGTATTTACTGACAAAAAGATTTTGTGTATGTACTAAAGGAGCAGACAAAGGGTTAAAGATTTCAGAATTGActctttttccatttccatcAAGCACCTTTGATGAAACTCAAATAAAGAACGAACTTcataaccccaaaataaaaaaaataaaaaactatttcctgttttctttgcaAAACTGTTACCCATCTCTAGCACACCATGCTAAAcataactgaaaagaaaagaaaaagaaaaaagaaagacaatccATCATGTTATATACTCACAGAGCCTCCTGTTGCAGCAGCAGGCTGGGTTGTCTGGGTGATAGGAGCTGCAGCAGTGGTAGGAGTTGAGGGTACGACTGTACCTGCCACTGTTGTGCCAGGGGTGACAGGTACTGTTGTGGGGTTCACAGCAGTACCTGCTTGTGTAGCCATAGTGGTGGTGGTTGTCCCAGTGGATATGGCAGCAGTATTCTGTTGGATTGAAAATACACAGCTGAACTAAACAGATCCCATGACTGAATAAGTAGGCTTCAAGGTAcagaatatcaacaacaaaaagttTATTACACAGCTAGTTTATTAAAATGAAACAAGGTAATCAAGACAAAACTATATAAACATGCCATAATGCTGtcttccttctactactactacaaacatGCACAATCTTACATGCAACTAAATACAGTTAAGCAACAGAGGAAAGTTGATCAAAATATAGGTGTGTCTTATCATGCTTCTTTTTGCACTTGTTAAGTTATCTCAGAGAAAAGTGGAAATGTCAAGAAGGTAAGTTGTAATAGTTTTGTAGACTCTCCCCTTTTGGAATAGAAATACAGTCTTGAATATCAACAGAAAAGGCAACAGCAGAGGGCTAAACATCCTTTCCTCTTTACACTATTTGGAAATCTaccataatttatatacatttatataatcttaCACAAAAAAGGGGATACATCAACAATTCCCAAGTAATTTTGtaatacataaatgcatttatTAAAAATTCTTAGACATTTCTTCTAAATGGACCATAACAGATTAGAGGCTTTTTTCTTATTGTGGCCTAACTACAAGAACAGATACTTTTATGCTATGGAACTTGGAGGTATGAACAACAACAGTAATCCAACATCCATATCAATCAGGTTGTGGATAAACATAGCAAGTAAACTATCTTACATATCCTGAGGATAACATTAATTCTAAAGAAGTAGGTAAAAAGGCTCAGTGTGATAACTCCCTCATAAAAGcaagggtaaaagaaaagaaaaatcataaatttcaTCTAACAGAATTCATCTTCAGTAAGAAATGGCACTTTAAGTATCATCAAATTGAAGATTTTAATCCTTCTATGGTTACTCTTCAAGCTTATTCCAcaagtgtgaatgtgtgaatgtgagaATGTGCATGTTCCTACACATATCCAAATACGTGTAGCATTTTGCAAATAACTGCAAATGATTGATCAAGGAGACATATTGccagaatgaaaaagagagagagagaaaaaaaaaagtgagaatgaaatgaTCTAAATGGACTTGTTGAAGTTGGGGCATGAATTTACCTAGGAGAGAAGGGCTGACCACAAGCTATTCTGGTGAACTGCCGAGGAAATATTGTATGTAAGTTGGAAGGAATATGATCTAGGGCTAGAATCTGCATGAATATCCTCTTGTTGAAGAAGTACAGGAGTAAATATAATGAATCAGAGGTACATGTATGGTCGACCATAGCTTTGTTTTGtaaatttgtttatgtatagatGACTCCAAGACCGCTTTGTCAACAATGAGATAATAAGTATGCCTAactgacctcacctgattttccCATTCTGTGCATTTTTGGGGACTTGTTATCttttaataataccaatataatcatcataattattctacaaacagcaataaaaactatttttaaaaaatcaaggaaaagggcaaacagaTGAGATCAAGTAAgactagtaactgactccttggtgattaagcacaagtggagccatctatgtatcCACAAAATTAATAATCTAAACTCAGTACacaaggtatgtatatacatgccatcTCCCAGCATCATTGGGTTAATACGTAAATACATGATAAAACAACAAATGGCATAGAAATGTACATGATGCTTatgaagagaataagaggaaagacTTAAAATGAAACTGTATTGTACCACTGTGTCATAATACTAAGTACAGGTTGAACTTCACTAGTGCATGATATGTAGGACCAGACACACATTGACATAGAAGATTTTCAAAATCAGAGAAGCTTggggataaaaaagacaaaactgTGTGTATGCTCTCTTCAAGGCTTAGTTATGTGTAAATCATAATTAGTCCAAGGTTGTAGAGCAGTTTTCATGGAAACCAAATTCTCATCACTGATCAACATCACTAAATGCTAGTTCCATGGAGCTTAACCTGTACTGAGAAATCAGTGGAATATAATGTAGAAGTTGTTATTGGCTCCTGACTTTAGAGAAAACATTCAAATGTCAAAAGGTACAGACACGGAGATGATGCCAGACCTCCACAGAATACCATTCATATGCATTCTACAGCCCATAATAAGCaatttttagtgtgtgttgtaGGCAGATAAAAAACATTTCTAAGAGTAGAACATAGAACTTAATGATTTAAATTGGAGACCTAATTCTTAATTTTCATATATGATGCACATACAACCTTGTGCTGACTGACAAAATATACATGGGATGAAATTTCAAGCCATTTCTTACTGGTCTCATACGAATAGAAATTTTACACTACTCCTATGAattagaataacagtaataacagcccTAGCTTCTTTATACAACTTATTTCTCACAAGATCCATGCATCAGATGAGTTGTATTAATCACTGCCAATTACAACCCTTGTCAAATAAACCAACTGAGACATTCAGTGTATCAAGTATTACTAATAACTATTATctgataaaaaatgcaataaactaggatttttcttttcttttgatgtgTCACCCTAATATTTATCAGAGGGATGTTTACTGTCTCCGTAAACAACATAAAGATATGTACAATACAGTGCTTTTAGGACTTATTAACATTACTTCTTTGCATTTCGCTAAGAATGAAcattacaattataaaaacattctcacatatatatctctttagtATGTATTCCTACACATAAGAAATCAGATCAATAAAAATTTCACCATATAAAATAGTCTAGGGAAGGGATCTTAACCTGGGTCAGTAGCTAAACCAAGTATCTGATATTACTTATGACAAATTATCTAATGGTCATCTTTCCGAGATTTACTTACCACCTACTTTAGGCTTCTGTAATAGAAAAATTCTACAAGTTGCAAAATAATTAGGCATGACTAATATGCAACGTaaatgcaataacaacaacaaaaggactTTATCAAAGTAGGTAAAAGTTCTTATCCTTTACTTTTGAAACATAAACTTAAGCAGTTAGTTCAATATTCTGGCATGTAACATTATACTGTATAAGAACATATGTTggcaatttcatatataattagaaaCTGGAAAAAAGTTATCTAGATATTGTATCACATTTGATATACTGGCTATAGAAGTTGTAGCATATCATATATACCAACAATAAAATACTGGGTTTCCAGTTCAGATTCTGTAACAGCCAACAGAAGAATTACATTTTCTAtgggaaaaagttgaaaaaatctAGACTACTTTCTCTTCCATAAATCTTGAATGTAGTTCATCATATACAACAAAAGACCCCCATTCTCTAAGATACTCAAGATTTTAAGCCAACTATATGGCTACAATATATTTTTCAACTGAACTAAATAGCTCAAGCTCAGGCTAGGAAAAGGAGACTTTGCATAAGTTGCCAACCATGCAAAATATATGGGAACcatgcaaaaaggaaaaaaaaatatatatatataccaagttgACTATCAATCTTTGTGTTACTCCCCTTCGCTAATTAACTCTTGAAACACTATTCAATATTTTCTACAATAGTAGTAATtgtcatggggggaggggggggtagctgGGTGGGAGAGGGACCGATGGGTATACTGTGCATTTGGTAGCTCATAAACAGATACCTTACTCCATAATGTGCAAAATAAAGGATAATCCACAGACTGCATAAGGTGTGCGACAATGTGCCGTTAGAAGCCACGATGCATTAGTGCAGGTTTCCTCGAAATGAGTTGTACAAAGCTACTAGGGGGTAAAAAGGCTGTGACAGTGAGACCTACAAAGATTGGGGAAAGAGGGTAGGACCTGCATTATCAGTAGTGCAATTTGTATCATTCATGAGGGCTCGATGTGAGGGGCTAAAGACGAGGCCTAGgcttatgataatgaagaaatgcATTATGATCTGAGATGGACAAATGTAAGAGAGAAacgaaattaaaccaaaaaatatgTAGAACCAAGCCCATGTATATTTTTTAGCTTTAAGCATATTGTGAACAAGaaagtgaaattaataatgaGAAGAGGACataggaattttaaaaattgtggctttttaaaataatttaaaataaaatggatcTAGCTAGCCACAAAAGAAAAATTGGGATATATACTTGACattcaacacaaataaaaaatattaatataatgaaaagagaacaaaagatcatagaaagttaaaataaagataatgaggatTTAAAATAAACTAGCATTGTAGTAGACTACAAAGTACTAAAGACCAACACTCCAATGAAATTGCACGTATGAAAAGTTCTGTTGaaataatggggggagggggaggaggaggaggaggaggaggaggaggaggaggaggaggaggaggaggaggaggaggaggaggaggaggaggagggaggaggaggaggaggagagggtgaaatgGGGAGGAGAAAGCAAGAGGAGAGACAGGGTGGAAAAGAGgacagggggagaagggtgagagagagagggggaaaggggaagaggaaggagaggaaggagagaaaggagagaacaagaggagaggagaaaggagagagtgtcCAAACAGTGGTCCACTTATCTTTGAGTTAGTCATTTCATGACAGGATATTTTGCCATTCCTAGTACACTGATGCATGGAAACATAAAGCGAacagggcagaggaggagggttaggagaaaaaagggagagggagttcaAAAATCAGTATAATTTTACATTGTCAAATTCAAGAAAATTTTATGTACTGTTTGAATAAATGAtcctgagaaagaaagaaagaaagagagagagagagagagagagaaggagagagagagagagaaggggagagagagagagaagggagagagagagagagagggagagagagagagaaaggggagagagagagaaggagagagagaagggagagagagggaaagggagagagggaaagggagagagagaggcagagggtgagggaaagagagtgagggagggagggagggagggagggagggggagggagggagtgtgagggagggaggggagggaggagggggggagagggggagaggggggggagagagggggagaggggggggggggagagaggagagagagagagagagagagagagagagagagagagagagagagagagagagagagaggatggagggaggagggagagggagagggagagggagggggagggggagggggggagggagagagagagagagagagagggagagagagaaagagagagagagagagagagagagagagagagagaggcaaaagaggagagagaaacagcacAGTGCCATGGGGGCCCAATACGAAGTGGGTCTGGTTAGGTCTACGTGACGTGTCTATCTGGATGTAGCAAgtgcgagagaggagagtggaggtgCAAGGGGGACATACACTGGCTTGTGACTGGAGGATGATGGTGTTGGGGCGTGCGGCTGCTGACGTCACCATCACGGACCTCACAGCGACCGTGCCAGCCTGGATGATGCAACATAAGAGACACTATCAAGCATGGGAAACACCAGTAACAGGGAAACGGAAccaggggggctgggggggtgggtgggaaaggggagacaaAGCAACCCAGTCCTTGGAAGAAAAGATTCTTAAACTCTAGAAAAGGCTGAATGGCATGGAGTGACCCTTTGCTCAGATATCCAGTGGGACTCGTTAAGACATACAGTTTATTGAAGGAAAATACAGTTACAgtaaataattaacaaataaacaaaaagcgtCTCgataaaattaacagaaaaacttttgatcttgtcatacagatatacacagagccatatatatatatatatatatatatatatatatatatatatatatatatatatatatatatatatatatatatatatatatatgtatatatatgtatgtatatatatatgtatatataatatatatatatatatagatatatatatatttattagtatatatatatgtatatatatgtatttatcatatatgtatatatatgtatgtatattatatatatatatatatatatatatatatatatatatatata
This window encodes:
- the LOC119568237 gene encoding transcription initiation factor TFIID subunit 4-like isoform X5: MATSNSLDQVSSADVDHSAVADIVGSLETPLTAPAKTASNQAVDVSAEVGVSVGVTGTVQAKTNGGKVGCRGVPAVSGGSAVLAGKAVAPAGASVAAASPQVLQGAGVPSGVLKGDCGAGAALQGGPRLPLNALNNGAAGVKPVYGVGPTPMTGGAQGTQVVVNGGVSGGGHTGSPQASLQAQPALKGLTKVVTTAGAAGQPAVIMSKPGTVTAVPSTGTPGTVPIPQGMQILNMRPNQAIKTTQGTTTLAPRMILSPAQVLPGMRPGQPGQITLGTLQGLPPGAQGHLLVKTENGQLQLLRVNAAAAPPGQLPTSVTTTTTLQQAPTTAYRFQQPQAGTVAVRSVMVTSAAARPNTIILQSQASNTAAISTGTTTTTMATQAGTAVNPTTVPVTPGTTVAGTVVPSTPTTAAAPITQTTQPAAATGGSQTISAESAKTKCKNFLATLLKLANEQRATVARNVRNLIQGLIEGRVEPEVFTEELQKDLNSSPQPCLVPFLKKTLPYLRVSLARGELTIDGVRPPPLSAVTPVTGVTTVIPAMSVARPGAPTTSGTVRTIAPAAATATTVVHRPVNATPTPARVVGQQVQQVRVQGGKTVVTTVRQNTTAASSPASTTTNTVPTATKTITVNKTIPTKDKEKSNKNQLFTYSGVADDDINDVAAMGGVNLGEESQRILESTGFVGTQIRSCKDENFLLNTPLTQRIKQICSKYGLEEAPKDVVALVSHATQERLKTIVEKLAVISEHRLDIIKSDSRYEVVQDVKGQLRFLEELDKLEKKRKEEQEREMLMRAAKSRSKSEDPETAKLKAKAKEMQRVEMEEMRQRDANRTALNALQGPKKKPKLDLSAMDDGATFSGTFSQKYMPLRPRIKRVNLRDLMFLMEQEKELCKSTLLYRSYLK
- the LOC119568237 gene encoding transcription initiation factor TFIID subunit 4-like isoform X3 — its product is MATSNSLDQVSSADVDHSAVADIVGSLETPLTAPAKTASNQAVDVSAEVGVSVGVTGTVQAKTNGGKVGCRGVPAVSGGSAVLAGKAVAPAGASVAAASPQVLQGAGVPSGVLKGDCGAGAALQGGPRLPLNALNNGAAGVKPVYGVGPTPMTGGAQGTQVVVNGGVSGGGHTGSPQASLQAQPALKGLTKVVTTAGAAGQPAVIMSKPGTVTAVPSTGTPGTVPIPQGMQILNMRPNQAIKTTQGTTTLAPRMILSPAQVLPGMRPGQPGQITLGTLQGLPPGAQGHLLVKTENGQLQLLRVNAAAAPPGQLPTSVTTTTTLQQAPTTAYRFQQPQAGTVAVRSVMVTSAAARPNTIILQSQASNTAAISTGTTTTTMATQAGTAVNPTTVPVTPGTTVAGTVVPSTPTTAAAPITQTTQPAAATGGSQTISAESAKTKCKNFLATLLKLANEQRATVARNVRNLIQGLIEGRVEPEVFTEELQKDLNSSPQPCLVPFLKKTLPYLRVSLARGELTIDGVRPPPLSAVTPVTGVTTVIPAMSVARPGAPTTSGTVRTIAPAAATATTVVHRPVNATPTPARVVGQQVQQVRVQGGKTVVTTVRQNTTAASSPASTTTNTVPTATKTITVNKTIPTKDKEKSNKNQLFTYSSSYSSSGVADDDINDVAAMGGVNLGEESQRILESTGFVGTQIRSCKDENFLLNTPLTQRIKQICSKYGLEEAPKDVVALVSHATQERLKTIVEKLAVISEHRLDIIKSDSRYEVVQDVKGQLRFLEELDKLEKKRKEEQEREMLMRAAKSRSKSEDPETAKLKAKAKEMQRVEMEEMRQRDANRTALNALQGPKKKPKLDLSAMDDGATFSGTFSQKYMPLRPRIKRVNLRDLMFLMEQEKELCKSTLLYRSYLK
- the LOC119568237 gene encoding transcription initiation factor TFIID subunit 4-like isoform X7 encodes the protein MATSNSLDQVSSADVDHSAVADIVGSLETPLTAPAKTASNQAVDVSAEVGVSVGVTGTVQAKTNGGKVGCRGVPAVSGGSAVLAGKAVAPAGASVAAASPQVLQGAGVPSGVLKGDCGAGAALQGGPRLPLNALNNGAAGVKPVYGVGPTPMTGGAQGTQVVVNGGVSGGGHTGSPQASLQAQPALKGLTKVVTTAGAAGQPAVIMSKPGTVTAVPSTGTPGTVPIPQGMQILNMRPNQAIKTTQGTTTLAPRMILSPAQVLPGMRPGQPGQITLGTLQGLPPGAQGHLLVKTENGQLQLLRVNAAAAPPGQLPTSVTTTTTLQQAPTTAYRFQQPQNTAAISTGTTTTTMATQAGTAVNPTTVPVTPGTTVAGTVVPSTPTTAAAPITQTTQPAAATGGSQTISAESAKTKCKNFLATLLKLANEQRATVARNVRNLIQGLIEGRVEPEVFTEELQKDLNSSPQPCLVPFLKKTLPYLRVSLARGELTIDGVRPPPLSAVTPVTGVTTVIPAMSVARPGAPTTSGTVRTIAPAAATATTVVHRPVNATPTPARVVGQQQVQQVRVQGGKTVVTTVRQNTTAASSPASTTTNTVPTATKTITVNKTIPTKDKEKSNKNQLFTYSGVADDDINDVAAMGGVNLGEESQRILESTGFVGTQIRSCKDENFLLNTPLTQRIKQICSKYGLEEAPKDVVALVSHATQERLKTIVEKLAVISEHRLDIIKSDSRYEVVQDVKGQLRFLEELDKLEKKRKEEQEREMLMRAAKSRSKSEDPETAKLKAKAKEMQRVEMEEMRQRDANRTALNALQGPKKKPKLDLSAMDDGATFSGTFSQKYMPLRPRIKRVNLRDLMFLMEQEKELCKSTLLYRSYLK